In Jannaschia sp. M317, one DNA window encodes the following:
- a CDS encoding bifunctional rhamnulose-1-phosphate aldolase/short-chain dehydrogenase: MLKTVQSQRLESRWDDGAAEGLSESELLLYRSNILGADKRVTNYGGGNTSAKVMETDPLSGEQVEVLWVKGSGGDIGSIKMDGFSTLYMDKLEALKGLYRGPEHEDEMVAYLPHCTFALNPRAASIDTPLHAYVPRKHVDHVHADAIIAIAAAANSQELTQKVFGDRIGWLPWKRPGYELGLWLEKFCLENPDADGVVLGSHGLFTWGDTARDCYDTTIDVINVATDWLAEQTGSTPAFGGPVHDSLPGAARRAVAARLMPAIRGYVSGNQHMVGHFNDSDAVLDFVNARDMPPLAALGTSCPDHFLRTKIRPLVVDFDPASGDVDAVLAGLPQQIAAYRDDYAAYYDRCKRHNSPAMRDPNAVVYLVPGVGMITFAKDKATARISGEFYVNAINVMRGASAVSEYQGLPEQEAFDIEYWLLEEAKLQRMPKPKALAGRIALVTGGAGGIGAATARRYLQEGACVMLADINSDALETAREGLAGSFGGDVVRSVIMNVTDEQAVADAMAQTAVEFGGLDLLVSNAGIASSAPVEETTLALWSQNMDILSTGYFLVSREAFKMLRVQDLGGSIVFVASKNGLAASPNASAYCTAKASEIHLARCLALEGAEVGIRVNVVNPDAVLRGSKIWEGDWLEQRAGTYGTDKEGLEEMYRNRSLLKRSVYPEDIAEACYFFAAETSSKSTGNILNVDAGNVQAFPR, encoded by the coding sequence ATGCTGAAAACAGTTCAGAGTCAGCGCCTTGAAAGCCGTTGGGATGACGGCGCCGCCGAAGGGCTGAGCGAATCGGAGCTGCTCCTCTATCGCTCGAACATTCTCGGCGCGGACAAGCGCGTGACCAACTATGGCGGCGGCAACACGTCGGCCAAGGTCATGGAAACCGACCCCCTGTCCGGCGAGCAGGTCGAGGTGCTCTGGGTCAAGGGATCGGGGGGCGATATCGGCTCCATCAAGATGGACGGGTTTTCGACCCTCTACATGGACAAGCTGGAGGCCCTGAAGGGTCTCTATCGCGGGCCCGAGCATGAGGACGAGATGGTGGCCTACCTGCCCCATTGTACCTTTGCACTGAACCCCCGCGCCGCGTCGATTGACACCCCGCTTCATGCCTATGTGCCGCGCAAGCACGTCGATCACGTTCACGCCGATGCCATCATCGCCATCGCCGCCGCCGCGAACTCGCAAGAGTTGACGCAAAAGGTCTTTGGCGACCGCATCGGCTGGCTGCCGTGGAAACGTCCGGGCTATGAATTGGGTCTGTGGCTGGAAAAATTCTGCCTCGAAAACCCCGATGCCGACGGCGTCGTTCTGGGCAGCCATGGCCTGTTCACCTGGGGCGACACCGCGCGGGACTGCTACGATACCACCATCGACGTCATCAACGTGGCCACCGACTGGCTTGCGGAACAGACCGGGTCGACACCGGCCTTCGGCGGACCGGTTCACGACAGCCTGCCGGGCGCGGCACGCCGCGCCGTCGCCGCGCGCCTGATGCCTGCGATTCGCGGCTACGTCAGCGGCAATCAGCACATGGTTGGCCACTTCAACGACAGCGATGCGGTGCTTGATTTCGTCAATGCGCGCGACATGCCGCCGCTGGCCGCGCTGGGCACCTCCTGCCCCGACCACTTCCTGCGCACCAAGATCCGGCCCCTGGTCGTGGACTTCGATCCGGCATCGGGCGACGTCGACGCGGTGCTCGCCGGGTTGCCGCAGCAGATCGCGGCCTACCGCGACGATTACGCCGCCTACTACGACCGCTGCAAACGTCACAACAGCCCCGCCATGCGCGACCCCAACGCGGTCGTCTACCTGGTGCCCGGCGTCGGCATGATCACCTTCGCCAAGGACAAGGCCACGGCCCGGATTTCCGGTGAATTCTACGTCAACGCGATCAACGTGATGCGCGGTGCCTCCGCGGTCAGCGAATATCAGGGCCTGCCCGAGCAGGAGGCCTTCGACATCGAATACTGGCTCCTCGAAGAGGCCAAGCTGCAGCGCATGCCCAAGCCCAAGGCCCTGGCCGGCCGCATCGCCCTCGTCACCGGCGGTGCCGGTGGCATCGGGGCCGCCACGGCCCGGCGTTACCTGCAGGAAGGTGCCTGCGTGATGCTGGCCGACATCAACTCCGACGCGCTCGAAACCGCGCGCGAGGGTCTGGCAGGCTCCTTCGGCGGCGACGTCGTGCGCAGCGTGATCATGAACGTCACCGACGAACAGGCGGTGGCCGATGCCATGGCACAGACGGCGGTGGAATTCGGCGGCCTCGACCTGCTGGTGTCGAACGCGGGCATCGCCTCTTCGGCCCCGGTCGAGGAAACGACGCTGGCGCTGTGGTCGCAGAACATGGACATCCTCAGCACCGGGTATTTCCTGGTCAGCCGCGAAGCGTTCAAGATGCTGCGCGTGCAGGATCTGGGCGGCTCCATCGTGTTCGTCGCCTCCAAGAATGGCCTGGCCGCTTCGCCCAACGCCTCCGCCTATTGCACCGCCAAGGCGTCGGAAATCCACCTCGCCCGCTGCCTGGCCCTGGAAGGGGCCGAGGTCGGCATCCGCGTCAACGTGGTCAACCCCGATGCCGTGCTGCGCGGCTCCAAGATCTGGGAAGGCGACTGGCTCGAACAGCGCGCCGGCACCTATGGCACCGACAAGGAAGGCCTGGAGGAGATGTATCGCAACCGCTCGCTGCTGAAGCGGTCGGTCTACCCCGAGGACATCGCCGAAGCCTGCTATTTCTTCGCCGCAGAGACATCGTCGAAGTCCACGGGCAACATCCTGAACGTGGACGCCGGCAACGTCCAAGCCTTCCCGCGCTGA
- a CDS encoding L-rhamnose isomerase: protein MTYESAKAAFADWGVDTEAAIARLMTIPISMHCWQGDDVNGFERRAATSGGGIQATGNHPGRARTPDELRADLDFAYAMIPGRHRLNLHAMYLDTDKTPDRDEIEFEHFAPWVDWAREAGIGLDFNPTFFAHPKADDNLTLSHPDQGIRDFWIEHGQRSRDIAAQMGSALGSACVNNIWVPDGYKDTPIDRMAARTRLETSLDAMLAPAQDPAQMLDAVESKLFGIGVEACTIGSHEFYMGYAIRKGTLLCLDMGHFHPTENIADKLSSVALSLPQILLHVSRPMRWDSDHVTLLNDDLLAMGQELVTADLLDRTRIGLDFFDATISRTAAWVIGTRNMQKALLRALLLPLDRLRQAEDGLDYTTRLMLTEEIKDLPFGAVWAELCARDDRPSGLPLIQALDAYQAKVATRG from the coding sequence ATGACATATGAAAGCGCCAAGGCCGCCTTTGCCGACTGGGGGGTCGACACCGAGGCCGCCATCGCCCGGCTGATGACCATCCCGATCTCCATGCATTGCTGGCAGGGGGATGACGTGAACGGGTTTGAACGCCGCGCGGCCACATCCGGCGGCGGCATCCAGGCGACCGGCAATCACCCCGGTCGCGCCCGCACCCCCGACGAGCTGCGCGCCGATCTGGACTTCGCCTATGCGATGATCCCCGGTCGCCACCGGCTGAACCTGCATGCGATGTACCTCGACACCGACAAGACCCCCGACCGGGACGAGATCGAGTTCGAGCACTTCGCCCCTTGGGTCGATTGGGCCCGTGAGGCGGGCATCGGGCTCGACTTCAACCCGACGTTCTTTGCCCACCCGAAGGCCGACGACAACCTGACGCTGTCACACCCCGACCAGGGCATCCGCGATTTCTGGATCGAGCACGGCCAACGGTCGCGCGACATCGCCGCGCAGATGGGGTCCGCCCTTGGGTCGGCCTGCGTCAACAACATCTGGGTGCCCGACGGGTACAAGGACACGCCCATCGACCGCATGGCCGCGCGTACCCGCCTGGAGACGTCGCTGGACGCCATGCTGGCCCCCGCGCAGGATCCGGCCCAGATGCTCGATGCGGTCGAATCCAAGCTGTTCGGCATCGGGGTCGAGGCCTGCACCATCGGCAGCCATGAATTCTACATGGGCTATGCCATCCGCAAGGGCACCCTGCTGTGCCTCGACATGGGCCATTTCCACCCGACCGAGAACATCGCAGACAAGCTCAGCTCCGTGGCCCTTTCGCTGCCGCAGATCCTGTTGCACGTCTCGCGTCCGATGCGCTGGGACAGCGACCACGTCACCCTGCTCAACGACGACCTGCTTGCGATGGGTCAGGAACTGGTGACGGCGGACCTTCTGGATCGCACGCGCATCGGGCTCGACTTCTTCGACGCCACGATCAGCCGCACCGCCGCCTGGGTGATCGGTACGCGCAACATGCAAAAGGCGCTGCTGCGCGCGTTGCTGCTGCCGCTCGACCGGTTGCGGCAGGCCGAGGATGGGCTCGACTATACCACGCGCCTGATGCTGACCGAGGAAATCAAGGATCTGCCGTTCGGGGCCGTCTGGGCGGAACTCTGTGCCCGCGACGATCGTCCCTCCGGACTGCCGCTGATTCAGGCGCTCGATGCCTATCAGGCCAAGGTCGCGACCCGCGGTTGA
- a CDS encoding DeoR/GlpR family DNA-binding transcription regulator, protein MHETERHRVILSAVQDRTLVKVADLCDLTGASEATIRRDVATLHMQKKLRRIRGGAEAISPATLSGLTGRPFSVNETLHMHEKQAIALAAAQLVQDGDSIIINGGTTTFQLVHPLATRRCNIFTNSFPIAEHLLKNSENTIMLSGGAIYREQNIILSPFDNDVTRNFYANRMFMGAQGLGPIGLMESDALLIQAEQKLIGQADELVVLVDSSKFEQRSSLVLCPLTRITTVVTDENISDKAAAMLDASDVNLIVAPLGQGQQEEAG, encoded by the coding sequence ATGCACGAAACCGAGCGACATCGCGTAATCCTGTCCGCAGTGCAGGACCGGACCTTGGTAAAGGTTGCGGATCTGTGCGACCTGACGGGGGCGTCGGAAGCCACGATCCGACGTGATGTCGCAACGCTTCACATGCAAAAGAAGCTGCGCCGGATCCGGGGTGGGGCCGAGGCGATTTCGCCCGCCACCCTGTCGGGTCTGACGGGGCGGCCATTTTCGGTGAACGAAACGCTGCACATGCATGAAAAGCAGGCCATCGCGCTTGCGGCGGCGCAGCTGGTGCAGGATGGCGATTCGATCATCATCAACGGCGGCACCACGACCTTTCAGTTGGTCCACCCGCTGGCTACGCGGCGGTGCAACATCTTCACCAACTCGTTCCCGATCGCGGAACATCTGCTGAAGAATTCCGAAAACACCATCATGCTGTCGGGCGGGGCCATCTACCGCGAACAGAACATCATCCTGTCGCCCTTCGACAATGATGTGACGCGCAACTTCTACGCGAACCGCATGTTCATGGGCGCGCAGGGTCTGGGCCCCATCGGCCTGATGGAATCCGACGCCCTGCTGATCCAGGCGGAACAGAAGCTGATCGGGCAGGCCGATGAACTGGTCGTTCTGGTCGACAGCTCGAAGTTCGAACAGCGGTCCAGCCTCGTGCTGTGCCCGCTGACGCGGATCACCACCGTCGTCACCGACGAAAATATCTCGGACAAGGCGGCCGCCATGCTGGACGCCTCCGATGTGAACCTGATCGTCGCCCCGTTGGGCCAGGGTCAGCAAGAGGAGGCGGGCTGA